From Micromonospora rifamycinica, a single genomic window includes:
- a CDS encoding DUF6036 family nucleotidyltransferase, producing MSLDDPLLDRPAIEDAFRRLGDRLARRGVVADLYIFGGAAMALAYDARRATRDIDAVFQPHGIVLDEARAVADELGLPHWWLNEQASAYVAPGGDATAPRVFDHPGLRVAAASPEHLLAMKVLAARRRDAEDIRFLVDHLGLTSAEQVLALCAEIFPEEEVPGRARLVLEDVFGGS from the coding sequence GTGAGCCTCGATGATCCGCTGTTGGACCGCCCCGCGATCGAGGATGCCTTCCGCCGGCTCGGGGACCGGCTGGCGAGGCGAGGTGTGGTGGCGGACCTCTACATCTTCGGCGGGGCTGCCATGGCTCTGGCCTACGACGCGCGACGGGCGACTCGTGACATCGACGCGGTGTTCCAACCCCATGGCATCGTGCTCGACGAGGCCCGTGCGGTAGCGGATGAACTCGGCCTGCCGCACTGGTGGCTCAACGAGCAGGCGAGTGCCTATGTCGCTCCGGGAGGCGACGCGACGGCGCCGCGCGTCTTCGACCACCCCGGCCTGCGGGTGGCGGCGGCGTCTCCGGAGCATCTACTGGCCATGAAGGTGCTTGCCGCACGGCGGCGGGACGCCGAGGACATCCGCTTCCTGGTCGACCACCTCGGGCTGACCAGCGCCGAGCAGGTCCTCGCTCTGTGCGCGGAGATCTTCCCCGAGGAGGAAGTCCCGGGCAGGGCAAGACTCGTGCTCGAAGACGTCTTCGGCGGCTCGTAG
- a CDS encoding DUF3566 domain-containing protein: MTETQAKSGNKGTSAKPVDEEAAKGGTTPAGRAAVGRATVPADAPAPKFTRAPGMAPPPDKPGEDSGTTEKPPTTGTDAPSSATQPVAAAARSSNTTQPISLGVATSPSTTGTQPKVGGGSRPSPEGARPTGGAGGTRPANGGGLPPGIGGQAAVGAARVGDAVRAARTSVSSAASRGPRRARLNLKRIDPWSVMKFAFAVSVVLFIVVVVATSVLYLALDAMGVFQSVNDSLTDLVSASGGQGTSGGFQITAKGVILTSALIGLVNVVLFTALATLGAFVYNVCADLVGGIELTLAERD, encoded by the coding sequence ATGACGGAGACACAGGCGAAGTCGGGGAACAAGGGGACCTCGGCCAAACCGGTCGACGAGGAGGCCGCCAAGGGCGGTACCACCCCCGCCGGCCGCGCCGCCGTGGGCCGGGCGACCGTCCCCGCCGACGCGCCTGCCCCGAAGTTCACCCGGGCACCCGGCATGGCACCGCCGCCGGACAAGCCCGGTGAGGATTCGGGGACGACCGAGAAGCCCCCGACAACGGGCACCGACGCGCCCTCCTCCGCCACCCAGCCGGTGGCTGCCGCGGCCAGGTCGAGCAACACGACACAGCCGATCTCACTCGGGGTCGCCACCTCTCCGTCCACGACCGGCACCCAGCCGAAGGTCGGCGGCGGGTCGCGGCCGTCCCCCGAGGGCGCGCGTCCCACCGGGGGCGCGGGCGGCACCCGACCGGCCAACGGCGGTGGCCTGCCGCCCGGCATCGGCGGCCAGGCTGCCGTCGGTGCGGCCCGGGTGGGTGACGCGGTACGCGCCGCGCGTACCTCGGTCAGCTCGGCGGCCTCCCGGGGTCCGCGCCGGGCCCGGCTGAACCTCAAGCGGATCGACCCGTGGTCCGTGATGAAGTTCGCCTTCGCCGTCTCCGTGGTCCTGTTCATCGTGGTGGTCGTGGCGACCTCGGTGCTCTACCTCGCGCTGGACGCGATGGGGGTCTTCCAGAGCGTCAACGACAGCCTGACCGACCTGGTCAGCGCCAGCGGCGGGCAGGGCACCAGCGGTGGCTTCCAGATCACCGCCAAGGGCGTCATCCTGACGTCCGCCCTGATCGGGCTGGTCAACGTGGTGCTGTTCACCGCGCTGGCCACGCTCGGCGCGTTCGTCTACAACGTCTGCGCCGACCTGGTCGGCGGGATCGAGCTGACGCTCGCCGAGCGCGACTGA
- a CDS encoding DLW-39 family protein, with protein MFKKLLFLVGIVGVAAVVARKVKASNDERALWHEATTAPDLR; from the coding sequence ATGTTCAAGAAGCTTCTGTTCCTCGTCGGGATCGTCGGCGTCGCTGCAGTGGTGGCCAGGAAGGTCAAGGCCTCCAACGACGAGCGCGCCCTCTGGCACGAGGCGACCACCGCGCCCGATCTGCGCTGA
- a CDS encoding TetR/AcrR family transcriptional regulator C-terminal domain-containing protein — protein MPIRNDTGQRRPLSRERVLLAALTLADRDGLGALTMRRLGQELGVEAMSLYKHVAHKNEVLDGIAELVLSEFELPTEDMDWQEGMRRRAVSARAALARHPCWTVLLSRSRPGPAMLRNLDSAIGSLCRAGFSLDLAARALSLLDSYIYGFAAQEVSLPFNTPGELIELTGSIMEQFRPEDYPHLAKLGSDVILRPGYDHAAQFTYGLELILDSLERARNATD, from the coding sequence ATGCCGATCCGAAACGACACCGGACAGCGCCGGCCGTTGAGCCGGGAGCGGGTCCTGCTGGCCGCTCTCACTCTCGCCGACCGGGACGGCCTCGGCGCGCTGACGATGCGCCGGCTGGGGCAGGAGTTGGGCGTCGAGGCGATGTCGCTGTACAAGCACGTGGCCCACAAGAACGAGGTGCTCGATGGCATAGCCGAACTCGTGCTGAGTGAGTTCGAACTGCCGACCGAGGACATGGATTGGCAGGAGGGCATGCGCAGACGCGCGGTCTCGGCCCGCGCCGCGCTGGCCCGCCACCCGTGCTGGACCGTTCTGCTCAGCCGCAGCCGCCCCGGGCCGGCGATGCTGCGAAACCTCGACTCGGCCATCGGCAGCCTGTGCCGGGCGGGCTTCTCGCTGGACCTGGCCGCCCGCGCTTTATCGCTGCTGGACAGCTACATCTACGGCTTTGCGGCGCAGGAGGTCAGCCTGCCGTTCAACACTCCCGGCGAACTGATCGAGCTGACCGGCTCGATCATGGAACAGTTCCGTCCCGAGGACTACCCGCATCTGGCCAAGCTCGGCAGCGACGTCATCCTGCGGCCCGGCTACGACCACGCCGCCCAATTCACCTACGGCCTGGAACTGATCTTGGACAGCCTGGAACGTGCCCGCAACGCGACGGACTGA